The Sulfurospirillum halorespirans DSM 13726 genome has a window encoding:
- a CDS encoding TonB-dependent receptor, whose amino-acid sequence MKKTSLSWIVAMSLCSACAAQSVTLEPVAVEGEQEASTPIRLSDAKTALLLEDQTSQPSTLNEALSDTFFVNYKKAGEYNSEPYIRGRSVAGVPIYIEGMRLNAAHNDATNLFNMSDVAEVDVYRGANGATLGMGAMSGGVVVKFKEPQFSTSDEFQTSSFINAKTSLFSTTGYATTLGTTLYNQWLNVSFSGGVNEYNAYENGSGDEVPHSDSEASHYNLSAAIKTGDDSYIYGRFMKDKSSSADPLSRYQQSGIWYYTDHPDDDAKTYFFGFKKGEWNGFSDIDLQFFGNDLHYDVNTKKESSVPYATELFRESETRGVKLSAKKELDAHQTLSLAMTYSKMEITNGVRQWSTSTNSWGDWSSAFGIKGGDITTMGVQIADDIKFDKAFYTLALGYENVKRNVTSNVNTTKLDSLIPEALDTLIQKTNTDERDNLLSMSAKAGYEFSPAFVPYIKLSNAERTPYFNEAYGNNPSNGSQIPNQTLENEKVWDIDVGMDGKYERFYYTSALYYQRYSDYIELVKTGYLTTGGLPIKRYINLDEAIIYGAEAMAGYGLGNDLFVEAAYLYTHGQNEDDDTPLAFIAPQKLTLSLAQKRSKGLSWKLEEVFVDNQDRISSVNGEIATPGYSLTNASMSYGFSKLGILKNAVVSFELNNIFDKSYREHLDKISSTAWYLPDNAGINGVLSLKAAF is encoded by the coding sequence ATGAAGAAAACCTCGCTTTCATGGATCGTTGCTATGAGTTTGTGTTCTGCGTGTGCGGCACAAAGTGTTACCTTAGAGCCCGTTGCTGTTGAAGGAGAACAAGAGGCTTCCACACCCATTCGTTTAAGTGACGCAAAGACCGCTCTTCTTTTAGAAGATCAAACTTCTCAGCCGTCCACGCTTAATGAAGCACTGAGCGATACCTTTTTTGTCAACTACAAAAAAGCGGGTGAATACAACTCGGAGCCTTACATCAGAGGGCGTTCGGTTGCAGGTGTTCCCATTTATATCGAAGGAATGCGTCTTAATGCAGCCCATAATGACGCCACCAATCTCTTTAATATGAGTGATGTGGCAGAAGTGGACGTTTACAGAGGTGCGAATGGTGCGACGCTTGGTATGGGCGCTATGAGCGGTGGCGTGGTCGTGAAATTTAAAGAACCACAGTTTAGCACGAGTGATGAATTTCAAACATCAAGTTTTATCAATGCCAAAACCTCTCTGTTCTCAACCACAGGCTATGCGACAACGCTTGGTACGACGCTGTATAATCAATGGCTCAATGTCTCCTTTAGCGGCGGGGTGAATGAGTATAATGCTTACGAAAATGGCAGTGGCGATGAAGTGCCTCATTCGGACTCGGAAGCCTCACATTACAACCTTTCCGCAGCCATTAAAACGGGTGATGACAGCTATATTTACGGTCGTTTTATGAAAGATAAAAGCAGCTCTGCCGATCCACTTTCACGCTACCAACAAAGTGGCATTTGGTACTATACCGATCATCCCGATGACGATGCCAAAACCTACTTTTTTGGCTTTAAAAAAGGCGAATGGAATGGGTTCAGTGACATTGACCTCCAATTCTTTGGCAATGACCTTCACTATGATGTCAATACCAAAAAAGAGTCTTCGGTGCCTTACGCCACAGAACTTTTCAGGGAGAGTGAGACCAGAGGTGTTAAACTCTCTGCTAAAAAAGAGCTAGACGCACACCAAACACTTTCATTGGCGATGACTTATTCTAAGATGGAGATCACCAATGGTGTGAGACAATGGAGCACCAGTACGAATTCATGGGGTGATTGGAGCAGTGCCTTTGGAATTAAAGGAGGCGATATTACTACGATGGGGGTTCAAATTGCCGATGATATTAAATTCGATAAGGCATTTTACACGCTTGCGCTTGGCTATGAAAACGTCAAACGCAACGTCACTTCCAATGTCAATACAACCAAACTAGACTCCCTAATCCCCGAAGCGCTTGATACACTGATTCAAAAAACCAACACCGATGAACGCGACAATCTTCTCTCCATGAGTGCCAAAGCAGGCTATGAATTTTCACCCGCTTTTGTACCCTATATCAAACTCTCTAATGCAGAGCGAACCCCTTATTTTAACGAAGCGTATGGCAATAATCCAAGTAATGGAAGTCAAATTCCCAATCAAACGCTTGAAAATGAAAAAGTATGGGACATCGATGTAGGCATGGATGGTAAATACGAGCGTTTTTACTACACCTCAGCGCTTTACTACCAACGCTACTCGGATTACATCGAGCTTGTTAAAACAGGCTACCTGACCACGGGTGGACTTCCTATCAAACGTTACATCAACCTAGATGAAGCGATCATTTACGGTGCTGAAGCGATGGCAGGCTATGGACTAGGGAATGATCTTTTTGTGGAAGCGGCGTATCTGTACACACACGGTCAAAATGAAGATGATGACACACCTTTAGCCTTTATCGCCCCTCAAAAACTCACTCTCTCTTTGGCACAAAAACGCTCAAAAGGGCTCAGTTGGAAACTCGAAGAAGTCTTTGTTGACAATCAAGACCGTATCTCCAGCGTCAATGGCGAAATCGCAACACCGGGGTATTCTTTGACAAACGCTTCGATGAGTTATGGATTTTCAAAACTAGGCATTCTTAAAAATGCTGTGGTCAGTTTTGAACTCAATAATATCTTTGATAAATCGTATCGTGAACACCTCGATAAAATCTCTTCAACAGCATGGTATTTACCTGACAACGCTGGTATCAACGGTGTTTTATCGCTTAAAGCGGCATTTTAA
- a CDS encoding class I SAM-dependent methyltransferase — translation MEPNFNFWDNMAKRYPRFNDISMSKDVNHIINWCQNRNVSFEGASILDIGAGTGTIAIPLAQKGAHVTAMDISEGMLAALNEDAKEQGVSLQMHTHQSDWDSFPLSQQYDIVIASMTPAISDLQKIDKMLGATKGLGIYVGWGKYRINKLVEALVKAHIIEEEEDCASAGCIKAAQFIDILDERNIPYESSFFETSWSETYSFEEAKEYAYDQLKRKEIVPNEAIVESILSENLDGDKVQVTTEAEKGIILWRVA, via the coding sequence ATGGAACCCAATTTCAATTTTTGGGATAATATGGCAAAGCGCTACCCGCGTTTTAATGATATTTCAATGAGTAAAGATGTCAATCACATCATCAACTGGTGTCAAAACAGAAATGTCTCATTTGAAGGTGCTTCTATTTTAGATATTGGTGCAGGTACGGGAACCATTGCCATTCCTTTAGCCCAAAAAGGTGCACACGTCACGGCTATGGACATTTCTGAGGGTATGTTAGCCGCACTCAATGAAGATGCCAAAGAGCAAGGCGTTAGCTTACAAATGCACACGCACCAAAGCGATTGGGATTCGTTTCCTCTGAGTCAACAGTACGACATCGTGATCGCGTCCATGACACCTGCGATTAGCGATCTTCAAAAAATTGACAAAATGCTAGGTGCGACCAAAGGACTTGGCATTTACGTAGGCTGGGGAAAATATCGCATCAATAAACTGGTCGAAGCCTTGGTCAAGGCGCATATCATCGAAGAAGAGGAAGATTGCGCATCGGCAGGTTGCATTAAAGCGGCGCAATTTATTGACATCTTAGATGAGCGAAACATTCCTTATGAGAGCAGTTTTTTTGAAACCTCTTGGAGTGAAACGTATAGTTTTGAAGAGGCAAAAGAGTACGCCTACGATCAACTCAAACGCAAAGAAATCGTACCCAACGAAGCAATCGTTGAATCCATTTTGTCCGAAAATCTTGATGGCGATAAAGTCCAAGTAACCACGGAAGCTGAAAAAGGGATTATTTTATGGAGAGTTGCGTAA
- a CDS encoding ABC transporter substrate-binding protein, whose amino-acid sequence MKKIILVLLGLLVSLSAREIVDMGGKKVEIPDVITKVFGTSPPSTYMIYTIDASLIVGLNFNHARGNNESSNMLDPRFMALPVVGGLQGGGNSMNRETLLSLHPDVVFLWNNDASSQLAQYLFESSKIPSINVDLESVESLSKAYLFFGEVLNRQARAKVLSDYASAVLEKTKRVVQQNATKRPVVYYAEGADGLATECDQSFHYEAIKFTGGINPHLCPTKSGLGLEKVSLEQVILYNPDVIIAQEREFFEKVKSDARWNSIKAVHEGKIFLVPKVPFNWIDRPPSFMRLLGVRWLTHIFYNTPNSEQFAQEMREFYKLFLNIDLTDEHIHHISGVL is encoded by the coding sequence ATGAAAAAAATCATTTTAGTACTTTTGGGGTTACTCGTAAGTTTGAGTGCTCGTGAGATCGTCGATATGGGCGGTAAAAAAGTTGAAATCCCTGATGTCATCACCAAAGTATTTGGGACTTCACCACCATCAACGTATATGATCTATACGATTGATGCTTCTTTGATCGTAGGGCTGAACTTTAACCATGCGCGTGGCAATAACGAATCCTCCAATATGCTCGATCCTCGTTTTATGGCACTTCCCGTTGTGGGAGGTCTTCAAGGAGGAGGGAACAGTATGAACAGGGAAACCTTGCTCTCGTTGCATCCCGATGTGGTCTTTTTATGGAATAACGATGCTTCGAGTCAGTTAGCGCAGTACCTGTTTGAGAGCAGCAAGATACCTAGTATAAATGTGGATTTAGAGAGTGTTGAGAGTCTGTCCAAAGCCTACCTTTTCTTTGGCGAAGTTTTAAACAGGCAAGCTCGTGCGAAAGTGCTTTCAGACTATGCCAGTGCCGTACTGGAAAAAACCAAAAGGGTTGTGCAACAAAACGCGACAAAACGCCCTGTTGTCTATTATGCTGAGGGTGCAGATGGGCTTGCAACCGAGTGTGACCAGTCATTTCACTACGAAGCGATCAAATTTACAGGGGGGATTAATCCGCATCTCTGCCCGACCAAAAGCGGACTTGGGCTTGAAAAGGTCTCTTTAGAACAAGTTATTTTATACAATCCCGATGTCATCATCGCGCAAGAGAGAGAATTTTTTGAGAAAGTCAAAAGCGATGCGAGGTGGAATTCCATCAAAGCGGTTCATGAGGGCAAAATCTTTCTCGTACCTAAAGTGCCGTTTAACTGGATCGATCGACCGCCTTCGTTTATGCGGCTTTTGGGCGTGCGATGGCTGACGCATATCTTTTACAATACGCCCAATTCGGAGCAATTTGCGCAAGAGATGCGTGAGTTTTACAAACTCTTTTTGAACATTGATCTAACCGATGAGCATATCCATCACATCTCGGGCGTGCTATGA
- a CDS encoding energy transducer TonB, with translation MKASHFFAASFGTLFLHVMIAYALFMGSMMIPKPAMREFIVTQVSFLDEPKPMPVTEEIKHDVTPPPEPIVAKKPEKKVPKEIVKTVPTPKQVVTSTPSPEPFVEQRVEAVAPAKAQEQAISAPAARQSDDLLSIYLAKVRQKIQESLRYPSMAKKMGVEGEAVVQFLIHANGTVDASSIKIAKSSGKVVLDRNAIDAVLDATPFEFPPKEALEIAIPVVFKLKS, from the coding sequence GTGAAAGCATCGCATTTTTTCGCCGCTTCATTTGGAACACTCTTTTTACATGTAATGATTGCGTATGCGCTTTTTATGGGAAGTATGATGATACCAAAGCCTGCTATGCGCGAGTTTATCGTCACGCAAGTGAGTTTTTTGGATGAGCCAAAACCTATGCCTGTAACGGAAGAAATCAAACACGATGTAACGCCACCACCAGAGCCAATCGTAGCGAAAAAGCCTGAAAAAAAAGTACCAAAAGAGATCGTTAAAACCGTGCCAACGCCAAAACAGGTTGTCACATCTACTCCTTCGCCTGAGCCTTTTGTCGAACAACGTGTCGAAGCAGTAGCACCTGCAAAAGCACAAGAACAAGCGATTAGCGCACCTGCTGCGCGCCAAAGCGACGATCTGCTCTCCATCTATCTTGCCAAAGTGAGGCAAAAAATCCAAGAGAGTCTTCGTTACCCTTCCATGGCTAAAAAGATGGGCGTGGAGGGCGAGGCGGTCGTACAATTTTTGATTCATGCCAATGGAACGGTTGATGCCTCGTCTATTAAGATTGCAAAGTCCAGTGGCAAAGTGGTTTTAGATCGTAATGCCATCGATGCCGTTTTGGATGCGACTCCGTTTGAGTTTCCACCCAAAGAGGCGTTAGAGATCGCAATTCCCGTTGTTTTTAAGCTCAAATCTTAA
- a CDS encoding TOBE domain-containing protein, translated as MKYGARNEITATVTKIKKGEVMCQVDVGDIIANKMSSVMTMESIEEMGLKEGDKVKVVVKAVSVLLIKE; from the coding sequence ATGAAATACGGCGCTAGAAATGAGATCACTGCAACGGTTACAAAGATTAAAAAAGGCGAAGTGATGTGCCAAGTCGATGTAGGCGACATTATTGCCAATAAAATGAGCTCAGTGATGACGATGGAATCGATTGAAGAGATGGGTCTTAAAGAGGGTGACAAAGTTAAAGTCGTGGTTAAAGCAGTTAGCGTTTTATTGATTAAAGAATAA
- a CDS encoding ABC transporter substrate-binding protein: protein MRFTLAFLLMFVSLFANEARTFVDISGKSITLPEPITRIYGSAPPISFMIYVIDDAPLIGVNFPQTNQDNANGDTFLSKHFMSLPILGGWHGNNTPNLEAIIAAKPDVIITWDTPLLNEKTAKDIARINIPALKVNIDDSRNYPEVFRYLGKVMHKEERANALASMAQTYLDELKTFVASVPLSERTKVYYAEGSFGLQTECDVSFHSEPLMLAGGNLVHKCVQNSVIGMQEVSFEQVLSYEPEVIIVQSPAFYKTIFEDKKWALLKAVQAKHVYLIPKSPFNWTDRPPSFMRIIGAHWIASKLYPTRYPYKIQEKVRAFYQLFFGVSLSDKELKTYFDL from the coding sequence ATGCGTTTTACTCTTGCTTTTTTACTGATGTTTGTTTCGCTTTTTGCCAATGAAGCGCGCACCTTTGTCGATATTTCAGGCAAATCGATCACGTTGCCTGAACCTATCACGCGTATTTATGGCTCGGCGCCACCGATTAGTTTTATGATTTACGTCATTGATGATGCACCTCTCATTGGTGTGAATTTTCCACAAACCAACCAAGATAACGCCAATGGCGACACATTTTTGTCCAAACATTTTATGAGCCTTCCGATTTTAGGCGGTTGGCATGGCAATAACACACCCAACCTTGAAGCCATTATCGCCGCAAAACCCGACGTGATCATCACATGGGATACGCCGCTTCTGAATGAAAAAACGGCGAAAGATATAGCGCGCATCAACATTCCTGCACTGAAAGTGAACATCGATGATTCGCGTAACTATCCTGAAGTGTTTCGCTATCTTGGTAAAGTCATGCACAAAGAGGAGCGCGCCAATGCGCTTGCATCCATGGCTCAAACCTATTTGGATGAGCTGAAAACCTTTGTGGCAAGCGTTCCTCTAAGTGAGCGTACCAAAGTCTATTATGCCGAAGGTTCTTTTGGCTTGCAAACCGAGTGCGATGTCTCGTTTCACTCCGAACCTTTGATGCTTGCAGGGGGAAATTTAGTCCATAAATGCGTTCAAAACAGCGTCATCGGCATGCAAGAGGTTAGTTTTGAGCAGGTTTTGAGTTATGAGCCTGAGGTGATTATCGTTCAAAGTCCTGCCTTTTACAAAACAATCTTTGAAGATAAGAAATGGGCGTTGCTTAAAGCGGTACAAGCCAAACATGTTTATCTTATTCCAAAATCGCCTTTCAACTGGACAGATCGTCCGCCTTCTTTTATGCGCATCATTGGCGCACACTGGATCGCAAGCAAGCTCTATCCTACCCGTTATCCGTACAAAATTCAAGAAAAAGTCAGAGCGTTTTACCAACTCTTTTTTGGTGTCTCGCTCAGTGATAAAGAGCTTAAAACCTATTTTGATCTTTAA
- a CDS encoding TOBE domain-containing protein, translated as MLEARLWMKKSDKNFLGKGRIELLENIREFGSIHAAAKAMKMSYKAAWDSVDAMNNLSEIPLVLKTSGGKGGGGTIITPKGEEVIAAFHNLQAKHQQFLDLFANSDDLLTIVQTLSRLSLKLSARNQLIGTISAISEDAVNVAIELTIKAADKIYSSITKNSYQELGLHLGESAIAIIKASSVLLSKTKPTIACENLLKGTIIQILSDTSNTEVTLELESKSTITATITNDAFEPLNLKINEEAYAFFKASNVILGV; from the coding sequence ATGTTAGAAGCACGACTTTGGATGAAAAAAAGCGATAAAAATTTTCTTGGCAAAGGGCGCATTGAGCTTTTAGAGAACATTCGAGAGTTTGGCTCAATCCACGCAGCCGCCAAAGCCATGAAGATGAGTTACAAAGCCGCATGGGATTCGGTAGATGCCATGAACAATCTCTCAGAGATTCCTTTGGTGCTAAAAACAAGTGGCGGCAAAGGTGGTGGTGGGACGATTATCACCCCAAAAGGCGAAGAGGTTATCGCGGCATTTCATAACTTGCAAGCTAAACATCAGCAATTTTTAGATCTTTTTGCCAACAGTGACGACCTGCTTACCATCGTTCAAACCCTAAGCCGACTCTCATTGAAACTGAGTGCGCGCAACCAACTTATCGGAACTATCAGCGCGATTAGCGAAGATGCCGTCAATGTTGCGATTGAGCTGACTATCAAAGCTGCTGATAAAATTTATTCCAGTATTACCAAAAACAGTTACCAAGAGCTTGGTCTTCATCTTGGAGAGAGTGCCATTGCGATCATCAAAGCAAGCTCTGTGCTTCTTTCAAAAACAAAACCGACTATTGCGTGTGAAAACCTCCTCAAAGGCACAATCATCCAAATCCTCAGTGACACATCCAACACCGAAGTGACGCTGGAATTGGAGAGTAAAAGCACCATCACAGCGACCATTACCAACGATGCATTTGAGCCACTTAATCTCAAAATAAACGAAGAAGCGTATGCTTTTTTCAAAGCTTCCAATGTTATTTTAGGCGTTTGA
- a CDS encoding LLM class flavin-dependent oxidoreductase, with amino-acid sequence MKWGIFCLFERFNVNANQAIENQLKLIELADAMRFDEIWVGEHHFNDFSICPSPTLLLAYVAARTKYARLGCAGFLAPFYDAIRLAEEVATLDHLTKGRMNLGFAKGAFAPDSKHFNVTVENLRPMMFECVDAVTQLLHVNENPVGFKGEYINFAEVDIEPKPFQTAIPTYIATFASDETIAFAAQKGFGLMLSQGVDLDECERVSHAYETIAGFKPQIVLLRTFYVAPSIEEAVYKARPAIDHFAKSMRAASSFHKSPHFNKTHYEKLIVERNTFFDGQKFFDCGIIGDAKTCIEKIKAIQARLSHVTITLKPLGVDLLENVSLLRTFNEKVRPYCEVTKELV; translated from the coding sequence ATGAAATGGGGAATTTTTTGCCTTTTTGAGCGCTTTAATGTCAATGCCAACCAAGCGATTGAAAATCAGCTCAAGTTGATCGAGCTTGCCGATGCGATGCGTTTTGATGAAATCTGGGTGGGTGAACATCACTTTAACGACTTTAGCATCTGCCCATCACCCACGTTACTCTTAGCGTATGTCGCGGCAAGAACAAAGTACGCAAGGCTTGGCTGTGCAGGGTTTTTAGCCCCTTTTTACGATGCAATTCGTTTAGCAGAAGAGGTTGCGACGCTGGATCATCTCACCAAAGGACGGATGAATTTAGGCTTTGCCAAAGGCGCGTTTGCGCCCGATTCTAAGCATTTCAATGTCACTGTTGAAAATCTTCGTCCAATGATGTTTGAGTGTGTGGACGCGGTAACGCAGCTTTTACATGTAAACGAAAATCCCGTGGGTTTTAAGGGTGAATACATCAATTTTGCAGAAGTAGATATCGAGCCCAAACCATTTCAAACCGCTATACCAACGTACATCGCAACCTTTGCCTCGGATGAAACCATTGCGTTTGCTGCCCAAAAAGGGTTTGGACTGATGCTCTCGCAAGGGGTTGATTTAGACGAGTGCGAACGGGTGAGCCACGCGTACGAAACGATCGCTGGGTTTAAGCCACAGATCGTGCTGTTACGTACGTTTTATGTTGCCCCTAGCATCGAAGAGGCAGTGTATAAAGCACGTCCTGCGATTGACCATTTTGCCAAGTCGATGCGTGCCGCTTCTTCGTTTCACAAATCACCTCATTTCAATAAAACCCATTATGAAAAACTGATCGTGGAGCGCAACACCTTTTTTGATGGGCAGAAGTTTTTTGACTGTGGCATCATTGGCGATGCTAAAACGTGTATTGAAAAAATCAAAGCCATTCAAGCACGTTTGAGCCACGTCACGATAACGCTCAAACCGCTTGGGGTTGATCTGCTTGAAAATGTGAGTTTATTGCGAACCTTTAATGAAAAAGTGCGACCGTATTGCGAAGTAACAAAGGAATTGGTATGA
- a CDS encoding ExbD/TolR family protein, with translation MKRKFVYESDIAEINMTPFVDIVLVILVIFMVTATFVTQGKIPLTLPQASNAENRKDEQKPITLSLSESGELYYDDVAVSLEDLDAKIAQISASEPHILLRSDAKTPFEYVVKVIDLCKKHRISTFAIQTTKGGA, from the coding sequence ATGAAGCGTAAATTTGTGTATGAGAGCGATATTGCCGAGATCAATATGACCCCTTTTGTGGACATTGTACTGGTCATCTTGGTCATTTTTATGGTCACGGCTACCTTTGTGACCCAAGGTAAAATTCCGCTCACTCTTCCCCAAGCCTCCAATGCTGAAAACCGCAAAGATGAGCAAAAACCGATTACACTTTCATTGAGCGAATCAGGTGAGCTTTATTATGATGATGTAGCGGTTTCGCTCGAAGATTTGGATGCCAAAATCGCCCAGATCAGTGCGTCTGAGCCTCATATTTTACTGCGAAGTGACGCGAAAACACCGTTTGAATATGTGGTCAAAGTGATCGATCTGTGCAAAAAACACCGCATCAGCACCTTTGCGATTCAGACAACAAAGGGTGGCGCGTGA
- a CDS encoding radical SAM protein, with amino-acid sequence MICPICERRCRVEDNGIGACGRYQCQNETMIERFANSYLVVAPISAETMPVLHFHPRAKFLQISTTGCNFDCLGCISTVVAKEMNVQSPALKQLSPMQIINKALEQKCDGIAFLMNDPLASFYTFLEICTLAKEYGLLTGCSTNGYFTPESLDLLAPHLDFVNIGLKGLCNDVYKSCGANSYKPVLRNIELFYRKGVHVEVAYIHKKDNEEEVLAIAETLSHISKEIPLQIMRFIPIDDASISLEPSILASEMLYKKLISHLDYVYLFNSPGSECLNTYCPECGALIFERDFYGPMGSKLRTISLNYQNNTCAHCHHLLPIIGEPCQKVFDEDGFEGGYPLTRALEIVEGTLVTLGVTEQKDVTTCWEELLRGDGLKRLHVNIQNFDDYAKTIEYLATLTHREDTAKKLLTYMREKIAVIAQELPNIQTKPRVYYVMGKPLFALEEERLENQLVEMAGGISVNKTLSLKGRPGRKISAQKLNELNPDVIFISSFLDCPLDEFYAYCEKQGIVVNATKHKRIYTHLAPCFDFGSPRWILGLMHIANMLHPERYHFDVLKEATLFYREFYESDFTIASVNRSFAKPSKYHTMMQI; translated from the coding sequence ATGATTTGCCCAATTTGCGAACGAAGATGCCGTGTGGAAGACAACGGCATAGGTGCATGTGGACGTTACCAATGCCAAAATGAGACGATGATAGAACGCTTTGCTAATTCGTATCTTGTCGTAGCACCCATCTCTGCTGAGACGATGCCCGTGCTTCATTTTCATCCCCGTGCCAAATTTTTGCAAATTAGCACCACAGGGTGTAATTTTGACTGTTTGGGGTGCATCTCAACCGTTGTTGCCAAAGAGATGAATGTACAAAGCCCAGCGCTTAAACAGTTATCGCCGATGCAAATTATCAACAAAGCATTAGAGCAAAAATGCGATGGAATCGCCTTTTTAATGAATGATCCCCTCGCCTCGTTTTACACGTTTCTTGAAATTTGCACCCTTGCCAAAGAGTATGGTCTGTTGACAGGGTGTTCCACCAATGGCTATTTCACACCCGAATCTCTTGATCTACTCGCCCCTCATTTAGATTTTGTCAACATTGGGCTTAAAGGTTTGTGCAATGACGTCTACAAAAGTTGTGGCGCAAACAGCTACAAACCCGTTTTGCGCAATATTGAACTTTTTTACCGAAAAGGCGTTCATGTCGAAGTAGCATATATTCATAAAAAAGATAACGAAGAAGAGGTCTTAGCGATAGCGGAGACTTTATCACACATCTCTAAAGAGATTCCCCTTCAAATCATGCGGTTTATCCCTATTGATGATGCGAGCATTAGCCTTGAGCCTTCCATATTAGCCTCTGAGATGCTTTATAAAAAACTCATATCACATCTTGATTATGTCTATCTTTTCAACTCCCCAGGATCGGAATGCCTCAATACCTACTGTCCTGAATGTGGTGCACTGATTTTTGAGAGAGATTTTTACGGTCCAATGGGTTCAAAATTAAGAACGATTAGCCTTAACTATCAGAATAACACCTGCGCACACTGCCATCATCTTCTTCCCATCATAGGAGAACCGTGTCAAAAAGTATTTGATGAAGATGGTTTTGAAGGCGGCTATCCACTCACCAGAGCCTTAGAAATTGTCGAAGGAACACTCGTAACTTTGGGTGTTACAGAGCAAAAAGATGTCACAACGTGTTGGGAAGAACTTTTACGAGGTGACGGGCTGAAACGTTTACATGTAAACATTCAAAACTTTGACGATTATGCCAAAACGATTGAATATCTTGCCACACTGACCCATAGAGAAGATACTGCCAAAAAGCTTTTAACCTATATGCGAGAGAAGATTGCTGTCATTGCGCAAGAACTCCCCAACATACAAACCAAACCACGCGTCTATTACGTGATGGGGAAGCCCCTGTTTGCACTTGAAGAGGAGCGTCTTGAAAATCAATTGGTAGAGATGGCAGGAGGTATTAGTGTCAACAAAACGCTCAGTTTAAAAGGAAGACCCGGACGAAAAATATCAGCTCAAAAACTCAACGAGCTCAATCCTGATGTTATTTTTATTTCGTCATTTTTGGATTGTCCGCTAGATGAGTTTTACGCGTATTGTGAAAAACAAGGCATTGTTGTCAATGCAACGAAACACAAACGCATCTATACGCACCTTGCCCCTTGCTTTGATTTTGGTAGTCCTCGTTGGATTTTAGGCTTGATGCACATTGCCAATATGCTGCATCCCGAACGGTATCATTTCGATGTTTTAAAAGAAGCAACCCTCTTTTATCGGGAGTTTTACGAAAGTGACTTTACGATTGCTTCGGTTAATCGCTCCTTTGCAAAACCAAGCAAATACCACACAATGATGCAAATTTAA
- a CDS encoding MotA/TolQ/ExbB proton channel family protein, giving the protein MLSEKLLSFALLGIDPVLWVLVTMSVIAVGVMIERLLAFSVIEKKYQNMDYYTLRLSLEARLGILATFGNNAPFIGLFGTVLGIIQAFHTIGASNAFDVQPIMQGISEALIATATGLFVAIPCVIAYNYFIRRVKVILTYKEAQLDEA; this is encoded by the coding sequence ATGTTGAGTGAAAAACTTTTATCGTTTGCCCTGTTAGGGATCGACCCTGTACTGTGGGTGTTGGTCACCATGAGTGTGATAGCGGTTGGGGTGATGATAGAGCGTCTTTTAGCGTTTAGTGTGATTGAAAAAAAGTATCAAAATATGGATTATTATACGTTGCGTCTTAGCCTTGAGGCGCGTTTGGGCATTTTAGCTACCTTTGGCAATAATGCCCCTTTTATAGGACTTTTTGGAACCGTTTTGGGCATTATCCAAGCGTTTCATACGATTGGTGCTTCTAATGCGTTTGATGTGCAACCTATTATGCAAGGTATCTCTGAAGCGTTGATCGCCACTGCGACGGGGCTTTTTGTCGCGATTCCTTGCGTTATCGCGTACAACTATTTCATCAGACGGGTCAAAGTCATTTTAACATACAAAGAAGCGCAGCTCGATGAAGCGTAA